TCTTGTCCTGGCCGGTAGACGCCGTACGTGATGCCATCCCTTCATTTTGCTGCAGAATGCCACTTTCTCCCTCAAACCATGTTCTGACAGGTCAGGATCGACTGCCCTGTGCTGCCAAAGATCTTCGATCCATGAATCCCATGTGATATCAGAGCTCTCTACCAACAGAGTCGAGCAGTCAAACATCGGCGAATTTTGATACAGAGCAGACTTTAGGACATGAATCTCCATGGTTACAAGCAGACTCGGTCCGGATTTTATTATTTCGCTCCTTTTACCATTTCCACCCCTTTCTTTTCGTTTTACACATACTGCCATAAATAATTTGAATAGACACAAAGGAGCAGCATTAAAAACTCGAATTAACGCAGTGTAAATAAAAAAAGCCCTCTTTTTTTGCTCCAAAACTTTTTTCCAATCAAATTTTAATTATTTTTTATTTTTTAACAAAAGAGCTGCTTTTTTAGATAAAAAAGTAAATAAAAAGCAGCTGGTATGTGTTCCGTTGACACCGCTCACAAAAGTACGATATTTTTGTAACACGAGCTCGTACAAACCTATGTAGAGGAATCTTTCAAGTTTTCTGTATTTCACAAAGGGCGTGAGTTTGAACCAAAATGTAATAAGGAACAGGCGATCCAATCATCACCTACAGCGATAGCCCTTGGAGAGGGGCTTTAATGAACTACTACTTATAATGCAAGGAGCAAATTACCATGGCTATGAAACCAATCGAACTACAGAGGCATCTGAAAAAAGGCGGCGTGAGCTACATGGCAGTCACGCCGTTCAAGGAAAATGGCGATGTTGACTATGAGGGGTATCGCCAGAATATCCGCTGGCTGGTTGATAAGATTAAGGATTTTGAAAACTGCACCCTGACTCCCTGCGGCAGCAATGGCGAGTTCCCCCACCTGTCCCACGAGGAACACAAGCGGGTTATGCAAATCTGCGTGGAAGAAGTGAACGGTGCTGTACCCGTCATCTGCGGCACCGGCCGCGCCAGCACACACGAGACCATCGAACTCAGCCGCTTTGCCCAGGAAATTGGTGCTGACGGCGTACAGGTGATCCTGCCCTATTACTTCGTCCCCATGGAAGATGGGATGTATGCCCACTATGAAAAGCTGGCAGAGGCCATTGACATTGGTATCGTGATTTATAACAATCCCGCTTTCTCCGGCTCCTGGATTCAGCCCCCGCTGATGAAGAAAATGCTGGAAGGCTTTGGAGCAAATGGCAAGATCGCAGGTGTGAAAGACAACACCCCCCATATGATGTCTTTCGATGGCATGGCCAGCGTTGTCAAGCAGTTTGACGTGCCTTTGTACAGCGGTTTTGGTGAAAAGTGGTACAAGTATCAGTACCCCTGGGGAGCTGATGGTCTGGCCACTCCTTTTGGAAACTTCTTCCCGGAGTATCCCAGAGACGTGTTCCTGGCCTCTCAGAAAAACGACAACAAAAAGATTGACGAGCTGATCAGCATGATGCAGCCCTACTATGCGTTTGTCGGCCGCTGCAACGCCGTCCGCAAAGATACCGGCGTCCTCTACAAGCCCGGCACGGCCATCTATGGCGAGGGCAACTTCCGCTTCGGCGTTGTCAAGGCAGCCATGAACCTGATGGGCCTGCACGGCGGGATCATGCGCCTGCCCTTGACTGGCCCCACGGAGAAGGAGACCGCTGAACTGAAAGAAATCCTCAAAGGGCTGGGCCTGCTGTAAGTGCTGATACAGCCACTCGATTTGACCGCACAAAGGTGTGTAACAGAAATTCCTCGAAACCGCATTTCCAGCAAAACGCTAGACTCTAAAAGAAAAGAGAATATGGAAGGAGCAGACGCATGAAAAGATTATTGACTTTGTTTCTCGCACTGGTTATGATTGCCGGCTGTCTGGCTGGCTGCGGAGGCGAACAGTCTGCAAACAATGACCAGTCCGGCGATGCCAACAATCCTGAAGCGATTGACTGGCCCAAAAAGGACATTGAAATCGCCGCAGCTTACACTGCCGGCGGCACTGCCGATACCTGCGCCCGTGCTCTTGGTGCCATCATGGGTGAGTATCTGGGTGTGAATATCAATGTAGTCAACGTTACTGGCGGCTCTGGCTCCATCGCTGCGATGCAGGTAGATGGTAAGCCCCACGATGGCTATAGCTGGCTGGGTGATGTGGCGCACACCGCCTCCGGTTTCCGGGTCATGGAGTATGCAGACATGAGCTGGGAAGATTGGTATGGCTTCTACGGAGCCACTGCCCCTTATGTCCTGTTTGTGGCTGGCAACTCCCCTTATACAACCTACCAAGAGCTGTTTGACGCCATCGCGGCTGATTCCAGCATAAAATGGGGCAACGCTGGGTTTGGTTCCATCAATCAGCTCACCGGTCAGCTGATGCTGGACACCCTCGGCCTTAAGGGCACTACTGTCCCCTATAGCGGCGGTCGTGAGGCGGCTGTGAAGGTCATTGCCGGCGAGGTTGTGTGGTCCTGGTGCGGAATCTCCGACATTATGGACCTGGCTGTGAGTGGTGATATCCGTATCCTGGGCGTCTGCGACGCCGATCCTCTTCATGTGGAGGCCGCTTCTGGTGCTTATGATGCGCCTTCCATGCTGACTGACTATCCCGAAATGGAAACACTGGAAGGGCTTTTGTACTGGGGCATTCGCGTGCCTCGTGACACCCCCACCGAAGTCGTGGCCAAAATTCAAGAGGCCTTTGAGTACGCTGTGGCAACCGATGAGTTCAAGGAATACTGTGATTCCAACTCGCTGACTCCCAGCCCCGCTTGCGGTCTTGAAAGCGATGAAATGTGCGCAAGACTGGAGTCCATTTATGCTTGGGGCTTGTATGACCAAAACCTCGCCGCCGACGGCGTCTCTCCCGAGGATTTTGGCATCCCCCGCATCGAGGACTTCACCTATCCCACCAATGACCGCATCGCCGCGATTACTCCTTGGCCCTGATTTACTTGTAAAAGTCAATCAGCTTTTTAACGCGGTTTCGAAACAAGGGGCCGTCCTCCTGGGGCGGCCCCTTGTGTGTAACAGGGGAGGTATTCATGAAAGATAAAAAAATAAGCCGCTGGGTAGAGGGCCCCATCATGATTGCTGTGGGTCTGATCGCCCTGATACTGTCTTTGCAAATCCGGAATAACCCGGTAAAGGTTGAGGGGGTTCTCAACCTGCTTGTTCAGGCAAAGATGCTTCCCATTGTCGTCTCTGTCCTGATCGTGATTCTGGGTGTGATGCTCACGCTGCAACTAAACAAGGGTCTGCTGGTAACGCCCAAGATGGACAAGGAGACCTGGCTGCGGGTGCTGGTGCTGACCGCGATGACCCTCGTATATCTCATCGCGGCCTATTACGCTGGCTTTTTGATCACTACATTTCTTTACTGCTTTGCCATGCTGTTATATCTGAATTGGAAGCAGAAGAATCCTGTCTTCTTGCTGGTATTGTCCGCGGTCTACACGGCAGTGACAGTTTATCTGGTGCCCATGATGCTGCATCTGAATTTGCAGCTGCTGCCGTAAGGAGGGAAATTCGTGGAAGCTTTACTATCTGTCTGGGGTTATCTGCCGGAGGCTATTGTCACTTATTTGGGTGATCCCATGGTGTGGGTCATGCTGCTGGCCGGCACTGCCCTTGGCTATTTTGTGGGTGTAATGCCGGGCCTGGGGCCCACCATGGGCATGGCGTTGTCCCTGAGCATTATCTATACACTTCCGGTAACACAAGGCATGGCTCTGCTGATCGGCATTTTTGTGTCCGCTGTTGGCTCCGGCGGCATCACCGCCAGCCTGATCAATATCCCCGGCACCGCCGCTGCCGCGGCGACCTGTATGGATGGCTATGCGCTGGTGAAGCAGGGCCGCGGAAGAGAGGCCTGCGGCTATTCCGTGTTTGCCTCTGTCATCGGCACCCTTGCCGCCACACTGTTTGTCTTTATCATTCAGCCTTTCGTCACAACCATTGCGCTGAAGTTCGGTGACTGGGAGACCTTCTTGTTCTGCCTGTTCGGCTTGATGATTTGTGGTTCCCTGTCCGGTGACAGGCCGGTAAAGGGCTGGATTGCCGCTTTTGTTGGGTTTTTCATCTCTATGTGCGGCGCTGAGAGCGTTCAGTCTGTGATCCGCTATAACTTCGGCCGCAGCGAGCTGCTCTCCGGCTTCAATAGCACCGTTGCCATGCTGGGCCTGTTCGGTATCGGCGAAGTGCTCTACACCCTGAAAAACAAGCAGAATACCAAGGTAGAGGGAAAAGCCGGCCTGCCCATTATCAAGTTTCAGGAGTTTGGGAGAAACCTTGCCAATATCGTCAAATCCTCCTTGGCTGGTATTTGGATCGGCTTCATCCCAGGTATCGGGGAGAGCGCGGCCTGCTGGTTCTCCTATGACATTGCGCGGCGCAGCTCCAAGAAGAAGGAACTGTTTGGCAAAGGCAGTCCTGAGGGCATGATCGCCGCAGAGGTGGCGAACAATGCCAGTTCTGTGGGCGCGCTGATCCCGGCCCTCTCCCTTGGAATTCCCGGAAGCGCCACCGTGGCGATCTTTATCTCCGCCATGTACCTGATGGGCTATCGTCCCGGTCCCACTCTGGTGATGGAGAACCCCGGGATTTTGTGCGGCATCTGTGTGCTGTTCTTCATTGCCGCTCTGGGGCTTTTGGGCATCGCCTATCTGGCTTCCGGGCTGACCATCCGGCTGCTGTCGATTCCCGAATCCCTGCTGATGCCTATGATCGCGGTCTTTTGTGCCGTGGGTGCCTATGGGACCACCAACACGCCGTTCAGCCTGATTCAGCTGGCGTTCTTCGGTGTATTGGGGCTTCTGATGAAGGTATATCACTATCCCATTGCCCCCCTGGTACTAGGGATGCTGGTGGGCAACACCGCCGACACCTGTCTGCGCCGTGCCCTGACACAGTATGCCGACAACATTGGTGGCATGATTCTGCGCCCCTTTGGGCTGGGAGTCATGGTGGCTTTGATTTTGGTCTTCATTCTCAGCATTCGCTCTGACAAAAAGAGCAAGGCTGCAAGCAAGGAGAGCTCCGGCAAACAGCCTGTGGAGTAAGCATCATCCCCGCGAAAACATGCGATGGTTCCACGCTATTTCTAGCGTGGAACCACACAAACGAAAGGAAAGGTATCACACAATGTTTGTCAATCCTGCAGAATGGCATGAAATTTGCACGAAGATGTTCACTACTGTTGGTGTGCCTGAAGAGGACGCCGGCCTGGTGGCTGATACCGCGCTTACCGCTGATATTCGCGGTGTGGCCTCTCACGGCTCTGTCCGTCTGCCGGTATACCGTGAACGGATTCAACGGGGGCTGATCAACCCCACCCCCAGCATTCGCATCGTCAACGACTGCCCGACCCTGGTACATCTGGATGGCGACAACGGCTTAGCCCAGGTTGTGGACAACAAGGCGGCGCAGATTGCCGCTGAGCGGGCCAATAAATATGGCGTGTGCTGTGTAGCCACCTACAATACCAACCACATGGCGCTATTGAGCCACTATGGTCTGAAAATCGCGGAGCAGGGCCTGATTGCCTACATCATGTGCAACACGCCTCCGTTCGTAGCCACCATGGGCGCCGCTGAGCCAGTAATCGGCACCAACCCCATCTGCTGGTGCATTCCCGGCAAGGAGTTCCCCATTGTACTGGACATGGCCATCTCTCCCGCCCGCGGTAAGATTAAAAATGCCGCTGCCGCCGGCAAGCCAATTCCCGAGGGGTGGGCGCTGGACAAAAACGGCCGGCCCACCACGGACGCTGCTGCCGCCTTGGAGGGAATGCTGCTGCCCATTGCCGGTCACAAGGGCTACGGTATCGGCGTGGTGGTGGAAGTGTTCTCCGCCCTGCTGACCGGAGGAAAGTACGGTAAAAATGTGACGCACCCCCTGGACGACTATGACCACAAGCCCAACTGCGGCAACTTCATAATGGCGCTGGACCCCTCCAAGATTATGGCGGAGGAGGATTTTGTAAGACGGGTAGATGACTATGTGCAGATGGTCAAGTCCAGTAAAAAATCCTCTCCTGATGCGGATATCCTCTTCCCCGGCGAGCTGGAACACCGCAACGAGCTGCTGGTGGCCGAGCGGGGACTGGAGATCAGTGACGAGACCTATCAGCAGTATAAGAGCATGGTTGGTCAATAAGAACGCATGTGGAATTCACTGGGAGATCTATTGAAGTATATTGAGATTCCCCGCATGTTTCCTTCACGTCAAAATTTTTCCAGCGAAGAGATACAGGACTGGCGGGAAGCTCTGAAAAAAGCAATCAAAGAGGCGGGCGCAGAGAGCTCCGTGCATCCAGGAATGCGCATCGCCATTACCGCCGGGTCCCGTGGCATTGATCACATCGCGGATTATCTGCGCTTTATCGGTGAATGTCTGCGGTCGCAGGGAGCGGAGCCCTTTGTGGTTCCCGCTATGGGCAGCCATGGCGGGGCCACTGCGTCAGGTCAGATCCTGGTGCTGAAAGAGCTGGGAATCTCAGAGGAGAGCGTGGGTATGCCGATCCGCGCCTCCATGGACACGGTGTTGGTAGGGACAACTCCAGGCGGCCTGCCAGCCTACACCGACCGCATCGCCAGTGAGGCAGACGGCATCATATTGCTAAACCGGGTCAAGGCTCATACACAGTTCCGGGGGGCCTATGAGAGCGGCCTTTTGAAAATGCTGGCCATCGGTCTTGGCAAGCAGCGGGGAGCAGAGTGCTGTCACCGGCTGGGTCTGGATCACATGTCCAAAAATGTGGAAGATATCAGCCGCTTCCTGCTGGGGCGCCTTCCGGTACTCTTTGGAATCGGCCTTATTGAGAACGCCTATGACCACACCATGGATATCGTGGGAGTCCCTGCCCGGGAGCTTCCGGATCGAGAGCCGGCTCTGCTGGAACGGGCAAAGCGCAACATGCCCCGCATCTGCGTTCCGGATATGGATGTCCTGATTGTGGACCGCATTGGTAAAAACTTCAGCGGTTCTGGCATGGACCCCAATGTAACCGGCCGGTTTTACAGCAAAGCGGTACCAGCGGTTCCCGCCGCGCAGCGGATTACCGTGCTGGGCTTGTCCAACGAGACCCATGGAAACGCCTGCGGTCTAGGGGTGGCGGACACCACCACGCGCCGAGTGGCGGAGCATTTGGATCGGGAAAGCATGTATATCAACAGCCTGACCTCCCGGGTAGCGGAATCCAGCCGTATCCCCATGTATTTTGAAACAGATCGGGAGGCCATTCAGGCGGCCATCATGCTATCTGGGAAGCGGGACCCCACCCAACTGCGCATGGCCCGCATTTCCAACACCATGCAGCTGGAGCAGATTTTACTTTCCGAGGCATTGCTGGAGGAGGCGCAATGTCAGGGTCTACAGATTATAGGACCGGCAGAGCCCATGCGCTTTGACAGGGCGGGAAACCTCCTCACATCCTAATCATCAAGAGGAGGACCTATATGGAGACATTGGTTGCGTCGCTGAATACGGTGCTGTATATGCTCCTGGTGATGGTCTTGGGCAGATGGGTGGTTGGACGGCTTCCGGAGCGTGACACTGTTGTGGCGCAGTTGAACCGGTTAGTGTTTTCCATGTTCCTGCCCTTCATGGTCTTTCAAAACATTTATACAACAGATATAAAAAGTGCCTTTGATGGAAGACTGTTGGTCTATCTGCTGACGGTCCTATGTGCAATGTGGCTGTTGCTGATGGTGCTGGCCCCCAAATGGGTCCAGCACCGGCCTACCTGCGGCACTTTTATTCAGTGCGCGATCCGCAGCAACTCCATCATCTTTGGCATCCCCTTGATCAGCGGACTCTTTGCGGGGCAAGAGTTAGGCTGTCCCACGCTCGTGGCCGCCGTTACGACGATTTTTTTTAATGTGATTGGAGTCATTACCCTGGAGGTCTACCGCGGAAAGGCTCCAGACCTGCGGCAGATTGGAAAAAATCTTGTAAAAAATCCTGTCCTGACCGCTAGTATCGCCGCACTCTTTCTAGCACTGCTGGAGTTGCGCCTGCCCGCCTCTGTGGAAAAGGCAGTTGGCACCATGGCTGGTATGGCCTCGCCGATGGGGCTGCTGCTGATTGGTGCCAGCCTGCGTTTGGGTGTGGGTCAAAGGACTGGGGCGTTATTGGGATGTCTACTGCTGAGGCTGGCGGTGATCCCGGCCATCGGAGTGTCCGGCGCGGTGCTTTTAGGCTGGCGCGGCATGGAGCTTTGCACAGGACTGATGGTCTTGGCAACTCCCACATCTGTCTCCGCCTATTCCATGGCCCAGATGATGGGAGGTAACGGCACCTTTGCCGCAAACCAGGTAGGTCTAAGCTCTGTACTTGGAGCGGTTACAGTTTTTTTCTGGATTTTGGCGTTAGGTGGATTGCAGTTGCTCTAAGTTTAAAAAAAACAGAGTGGGACCTTCGTGGAATGATTTCTCAATTTCGTAAAACTTTATACTAAAGGAGCGAAGGGTTCATGGCAAGAGAATTTTTTGTACCAGGCAGTATTATGACAGGAAGCGGTGCGTTGGATGCATCGGCGGATACCCTGAAAAAAATGGGAAAAAAGGCACTCATTGTTACTGATGCCATGATGGTGGAGTTAGGTAATTGCGCCAAAGTAGAACGGGTGCTGGAACATGCTAAGGTAGGTTACAGCGTGTTTGACCGCATTGGGGGCGAGCCAACCGACGTGATGGTAAAAGATGGACTGGAGCAGTACAAGCGGGAGGGCTGTGATTTTCTGGTGGGATTAGGCGGCGGCAGTCCGCTGGATACCATGAAATCCATCGCCGTTCTATCCAGCGACGGCGGCGAGGATATTACCGTGTATATGGGGAAGGAAATCAGCGCAGCGGTACCGCCCATGGTGGCAATTCCAACCACAGCTGGTACTGGCTCTGAGGCCACACAGTTCTCCATCATCAATGATACCCGGAACAATATTAAGATGCTGCTCAAGGGAAAAGTGATGCTCCCTGAGCTTGCTATCGTAGACCCGCAGTTCACTATGACGGCACCAGCCAAGGTGACTGTGAATACGGGTCTGGATGCCCTGTGTCACGCTGTGGAGGCCTATACTTCCCGCAGAGCTCAGACCATGTCTGACGTATTCGCTGTATCTGCCGTGAAGCGCATCTTCAAATATCTTCCGACAGCGTACCGCAATGGCCAGGATGAGGAAGCCAGAGTGGAAATGTCTGTGGCGGCATTGGAGGCGGGAATTGCCTTCAATAATGCCTCTGTTACGCTGATCCACGGTATGAGCCGGCCCATCGGTGCGCTGTTCCACATTGCTCACGGCATGTCCAACGCGATTTTGATGAATGTGTGCCTACGCTGGGCTGTCTCCGGTGCCTATGACCGCTTTGGCCAGCTGGGCCGTGAGATCGGAGTCGCCTCCGCTCAGGATGATGATCAAACTGCGGCTGAGAAGTTCCTGAATGCGCTGGACGCCTTGACGGCAGATCTTCAGGCGCCTACCCTGGCCTCTGCTGGTGTCAGCAAGGAAGAATTTCTGAGTTATATCGACAAGATGGCCCACGATGCCATGGCCAGCGGCAGCCCCCAGAACACGATGCGTGACATGACGGAAGCGGATATCAAGAAACTTTACATGCAGCTCTGGTAAAGCCAGAGGGTACAAAGCCCCAAAAAGGAGAAATGATAGTTATGTATGAACATCTGATGATGGAAGTTAAGGGACAGACCGCGATTGTAAGTATCAATAACCCCAAGTCACTCAACGCACTCAACAGCGCCACACTCGCAGAGCTCAATACATGTCTTGCAGATATGGAACAGAGCAAAGATATCCGTGTCGTGATCGTAACCGGAGTGGGTGCCAAGGCCTTTGTGGCGGGTGCGGATATCTCTGAGATGGTCAACGCCACTGCAGCCGAGGGACGGGATATGGCTCTGCTTGCTAAGGAAGCTTTCCGCAGGCTGGAGAGGATGCCTCAAGCAACCATTGCTGCGGTGAATGGCTATGCCCTGGGTGGTGGCTGTGAACTGGCAATGAGCTGCGATATCCGTGTGGCAGCCGAGAATGCCGTCTTTGGCCAGCCGGAATGCGGCTTAGGAATTTTGCCTGGCTTCGGTGGAACCCAGCGGCTTACCAGGCTTGTAGGCAAGGGCCGCGCCAAGGAGCTGATTTTTACCTGCGATAAAATTGACGCACAGGAGGCCTATCGCATCGGCCTTGTAAACAAGGTGGTTCCGCAGGCGGAGCTGCTCGATTTCTGCCTCATGATGGCTGACAAAATGCTGTCCAAGGGCAGCTACGCCATCGCCCTCGCCAAGATGTGCATTGAGACTGGCATAGATACTGATCTGAACAGTGGCCTCAATATGGAGGCTACCAATTTTGGTCTGTCCTTTGCAACCAACGACAAAAAGGAGGGGATGACTGCTTTCCTTGAGAAGAGAAAGGCCACGCTGACTGACTTTTAATCCCAATAAACGTTTAAAAAAGGAGCGATAGCGATGGCAAAAAAGCCTGTGATCACGGCAGCAGAAGCAGCCGCCATGGTGAAAGATGGCATGACAATCTCCACCAGCGGTTTTGTGGCCAGTGCCATGCCGGAAGCCTTGACCCGCGCTCTGGAGGAGAGGTTCCTGGCTGCTGGGACTCCCAAGGGCCTGACACTCTTCTATGCCGCCGCCCAGGGCAACCGAGATGGCAGCGGCGCCGATCACTTTGCCCATGAAGGGATGCTAAAGAGGGTCATCGGCGGCCACTACAATATGGCGCCCGAGCTTGGAAAGCTGATCAACGCCAACAAGCTGGAGGCCTATAACTTGCCGCAAGGCACACTGGCACAATTATTCCGAGATATCGCCGGCCACAAACCGGGCACGTTGACCCACGTGGGCCTGAATACCTTTGTCGACCCCCGAGTTGAGGGCGGTAAATTAAACTCTGCCACCACAGAAGATATCGTTGAAGTC
This genomic window from Pusillibacter faecalis contains:
- a CDS encoding enoyl-CoA hydratase-related protein, which codes for MYEHLMMEVKGQTAIVSINNPKSLNALNSATLAELNTCLADMEQSKDIRVVIVTGVGAKAFVAGADISEMVNATAAEGRDMALLAKEAFRRLERMPQATIAAVNGYALGGGCELAMSCDIRVAAENAVFGQPECGLGILPGFGGTQRLTRLVGKGRAKELIFTCDKIDAQEAYRIGLVNKVVPQAELLDFCLMMADKMLSKGSYAIALAKMCIETGIDTDLNSGLNMEATNFGLSFATNDKKEGMTAFLEKRKATLTDF
- a CDS encoding AEC family transporter, with the translated sequence METLVASLNTVLYMLLVMVLGRWVVGRLPERDTVVAQLNRLVFSMFLPFMVFQNIYTTDIKSAFDGRLLVYLLTVLCAMWLLLMVLAPKWVQHRPTCGTFIQCAIRSNSIIFGIPLISGLFAGQELGCPTLVAAVTTIFFNVIGVITLEVYRGKAPDLRQIGKNLVKNPVLTASIAALFLALLELRLPASVEKAVGTMAGMASPMGLLLIGASLRLGVGQRTGALLGCLLLRLAVIPAIGVSGAVLLGWRGMELCTGLMVLATPTSVSAYSMAQMMGGNGTFAANQVGLSSVLGAVTVFFWILALGGLQLL
- a CDS encoding tripartite tricarboxylate transporter permease, coding for MEALLSVWGYLPEAIVTYLGDPMVWVMLLAGTALGYFVGVMPGLGPTMGMALSLSIIYTLPVTQGMALLIGIFVSAVGSGGITASLINIPGTAAAAATCMDGYALVKQGRGREACGYSVFASVIGTLAATLFVFIIQPFVTTIALKFGDWETFLFCLFGLMICGSLSGDRPVKGWIAAFVGFFISMCGAESVQSVIRYNFGRSELLSGFNSTVAMLGLFGIGEVLYTLKNKQNTKVEGKAGLPIIKFQEFGRNLANIVKSSLAGIWIGFIPGIGESAACWFSYDIARRSSKKKELFGKGSPEGMIAAEVANNASSVGALIPALSLGIPGSATVAIFISAMYLMGYRPGPTLVMENPGILCGICVLFFIAALGLLGIAYLASGLTIRLLSIPESLLMPMIAVFCAVGAYGTTNTPFSLIQLAFFGVLGLLMKVYHYPIAPLVLGMLVGNTADTCLRRALTQYADNIGGMILRPFGLGVMVALILVFILSIRSDKKSKAASKESSGKQPVE
- a CDS encoding lactate racemase domain-containing protein, giving the protein MFPSRQNFSSEEIQDWREALKKAIKEAGAESSVHPGMRIAITAGSRGIDHIADYLRFIGECLRSQGAEPFVVPAMGSHGGATASGQILVLKELGISEESVGMPIRASMDTVLVGTTPGGLPAYTDRIASEADGIILLNRVKAHTQFRGAYESGLLKMLAIGLGKQRGAECCHRLGLDHMSKNVEDISRFLLGRLPVLFGIGLIENAYDHTMDIVGVPARELPDREPALLERAKRNMPRICVPDMDVLIVDRIGKNFSGSGMDPNVTGRFYSKAVPAVPAAQRITVLGLSNETHGNACGLGVADTTTRRVAEHLDRESMYINSLTSRVAESSRIPMYFETDREAIQAAIMLSGKRDPTQLRMARISNTMQLEQILLSEALLEEAQCQGLQIIGPAEPMRFDRAGNLLTS
- a CDS encoding tripartite tricarboxylate transporter substrate-binding protein, whose amino-acid sequence is MKRLLTLFLALVMIAGCLAGCGGEQSANNDQSGDANNPEAIDWPKKDIEIAAAYTAGGTADTCARALGAIMGEYLGVNINVVNVTGGSGSIAAMQVDGKPHDGYSWLGDVAHTASGFRVMEYADMSWEDWYGFYGATAPYVLFVAGNSPYTTYQELFDAIAADSSIKWGNAGFGSINQLTGQLMLDTLGLKGTTVPYSGGREAAVKVIAGEVVWSWCGISDIMDLAVSGDIRILGVCDADPLHVEAASGAYDAPSMLTDYPEMETLEGLLYWGIRVPRDTPTEVVAKIQEAFEYAVATDEFKEYCDSNSLTPSPACGLESDEMCARLESIYAWGLYDQNLAADGVSPEDFGIPRIEDFTYPTNDRIAAITPWP
- a CDS encoding Ldh family oxidoreductase translates to MFVNPAEWHEICTKMFTTVGVPEEDAGLVADTALTADIRGVASHGSVRLPVYRERIQRGLINPTPSIRIVNDCPTLVHLDGDNGLAQVVDNKAAQIAAERANKYGVCCVATYNTNHMALLSHYGLKIAEQGLIAYIMCNTPPFVATMGAAEPVIGTNPICWCIPGKEFPIVLDMAISPARGKIKNAAAAGKPIPEGWALDKNGRPTTDAAAALEGMLLPIAGHKGYGIGVVVEVFSALLTGGKYGKNVTHPLDDYDHKPNCGNFIMALDPSKIMAEEDFVRRVDDYVQMVKSSKKSSPDADILFPGELEHRNELLVAERGLEISDETYQQYKSMVGQ
- a CDS encoding iron-containing alcohol dehydrogenase translates to MAREFFVPGSIMTGSGALDASADTLKKMGKKALIVTDAMMVELGNCAKVERVLEHAKVGYSVFDRIGGEPTDVMVKDGLEQYKREGCDFLVGLGGGSPLDTMKSIAVLSSDGGEDITVYMGKEISAAVPPMVAIPTTAGTGSEATQFSIINDTRNNIKMLLKGKVMLPELAIVDPQFTMTAPAKVTVNTGLDALCHAVEAYTSRRAQTMSDVFAVSAVKRIFKYLPTAYRNGQDEEARVEMSVAALEAGIAFNNASVTLIHGMSRPIGALFHIAHGMSNAILMNVCLRWAVSGAYDRFGQLGREIGVASAQDDDQTAAEKFLNALDALTADLQAPTLASAGVSKEEFLSYIDKMAHDAMASGSPQNTMRDMTEADIKKLYMQLW
- a CDS encoding dihydrodipicolinate synthase family protein, yielding MAMKPIELQRHLKKGGVSYMAVTPFKENGDVDYEGYRQNIRWLVDKIKDFENCTLTPCGSNGEFPHLSHEEHKRVMQICVEEVNGAVPVICGTGRASTHETIELSRFAQEIGADGVQVILPYYFVPMEDGMYAHYEKLAEAIDIGIVIYNNPAFSGSWIQPPLMKKMLEGFGANGKIAGVKDNTPHMMSFDGMASVVKQFDVPLYSGFGEKWYKYQYPWGADGLATPFGNFFPEYPRDVFLASQKNDNKKIDELISMMQPYYAFVGRCNAVRKDTGVLYKPGTAIYGEGNFRFGVVKAAMNLMGLHGGIMRLPLTGPTEKETAELKEILKGLGLL
- a CDS encoding tripartite tricarboxylate transporter TctB family protein encodes the protein MKDKKISRWVEGPIMIAVGLIALILSLQIRNNPVKVEGVLNLLVQAKMLPIVVSVLIVILGVMLTLQLNKGLLVTPKMDKETWLRVLVLTAMTLVYLIAAYYAGFLITTFLYCFAMLLYLNWKQKNPVFLLVLSAVYTAVTVYLVPMMLHLNLQLLP